The region taaaaaatatcaaaatggccgccaacctgtctatagtggtcACTTTCGCTGCTTCCCTCGAGTGtagacaggtttgactgtatttGAAGAATTATATTAATTCCTTATCCCATATTTCCTTGATCCATCATCATAATGACGTATAATTTAATTCATGAAAGGAATAGCACGAAAAGGCAAATGTCAACTTAAAAATCAATAAGTATACTATTCAGTTTTATACAAACATTACGACACCAAAAATAGAAAACCAAACTGACACATCACGTATAATTTACATCTTGATAATTTCTTAGTGATAACCCATTCTGTCAACATGTCTGTTTTCAAATTATCTAACGATGGGTTTAAATAATTGATCTTTGATAGCCAAGaaagtttatttttaaacaaacattacAACTACATCCAAGGTCATCCAACCATTATCTTCCTCACCCAAAGCTTAATCAATTGTTGTATCGTAAgttaagtgaaaaaaataacaagcttgagaggagaaaaaagaacaaGCTTGCACTAGgtaaaatgatttaataaaatgtcatttttcttttttttacaggaacTCTTTAACATTCACAATGGAAGAAATGAAAGACCCTGCTAAGTAAGTCATTAAATCGTAGTTAAGGAACGACAAGATTATAACTTGGCAACTTAACTTAAATTACTATTACTTATTAAAGTAAACGATCACCAACATTTTTGAGTGCAAGAATACAGAAACAGAATCATCGGTCATAATGATAAATACGTGacaaatacatacaaaatatcatacataaacattttgatttggttttgatttgattttatatctaCATTTCACTAACaaagtatacaaatgtataAACACTATTCAGCATTTCATAACAATAAACATAATGATAGCATAATGATTACGATAgcaatcattatcatgattatgctaTATGAGATATAAAAGCCAGATATAAATTGCACATGGAAAattttatcttaaaaaatatgttgacatatgtatataaactattaaagatataatataattaaatatatcgtgttaaaaatgaaatgtgggAGACCGCCATTTTAAGCTCAAAAATTATATTGGAGAATGAAAGTGAATAGATGAGCTGGAAAGAAGAATAGTCCTTATGTCATGTACGTTAGACGTTGGCCccttttatcaaataaatgttGTAAATAATCATTGAAAGTATGAAAACCAAAAGGTGGGTGTTAGGCTTTAATAAGGCTGATACATTATGGCAGGTATAATATTGTACTTTaagttttaaacattttaaaattaaacaacaaataatCAACGCCGGTCTAATTATACTTCATCAATGAATACTTTGTTAAGAATTGTGCTTTCTTAAATACATTCGATGGATTTTACaagattttttgtttcaatataCAATTAATATGATATTTCTTACTTAACAGAACTTTACCAAGagccataatgattgccatgcCGACAATTACAGTTCTCTACGTATTGGTTAACATTTCTTATTACACCGTACTAAGTCCGCAACAAGTCCTTATGGACGAAGCAATCGCTACGGTAAGACATCGTTTATTCCATCACACACTTTGGTAAAATCTAACATGATTTAAACTctctgtaatcatttttaataGTTAATCtttctttataatttgtttaaaaaataatgaaaacctCTCCCTTGTAATGTAATGATATTTCGTGAAGATCAAACCACGTTTGACCCTACTGAACACtggaaaagaaatatttgacttttttcgaattgaaattaaaattcagTTGTTTCActtctaagaaaataaaatacaatacttTAGGAATTCAATTAAGTATAAATTTCAAAGACAAAAAGACATTGTTACTTCATTAAACgttttaattttcttatttattgggatttttatgttttatagaAAATGCCCTTTATCTGATAtagatgaaatttcaatttaacatttttatttggcTTAAACAAGTATtcaataaatttaaaaatgtgtaatttcattGTTCGTATGAGTTTGGCATGATTTCAATATGTCATCATTATCTCGTTGGAAAGGTATAATACTTCTTTATCCTACTCTTTTTAATATTCCTCATAAGGGAATCACTGTTTCCATGAAGACTaccatcattttatttttaaatttcctCAGACATTCTCATCATTCACACTGCATGGGAAAGGCATTTTACAAAGGTGTTTACCATTTCTTGTTTGCTGTGCTGCAGTTGGGACAGCTAATGGTCTTTGTTATACATATTCTAGGTGAGTATCTACGGATATCttaattattatgatcattatttcgTTTGAGAGTGACAGTTCCACCGCCAATGTGAGAAGGGTCTCAACTATCGTCAACAGGggcgttaaaggtcaagtccacctcagaaaaattgttgatttgaatcaatggagaaaaatcagacaagcacaatgctgaaaatttcatcaaaatcggaggaaaaattagaaagttatgacatttcaaactttcgcttattctcaacaaaatagttatatgagccagttacatccaaatgagagagtcgatgatgtcactcactcactatttcttttgttttttattgtttgaattatacaatatttcaatttttacgaatttgacgattaggacctccttgcctgaagcaaaaaatgttcaagttaaaataatggaattccatgtgttcagggaggaatgaaacttcatttcacatgacaatgacgagaaaatacaaatgtttcatattaataataaaatacaaaagaaatagtgagtgagtgatgtcatcaactctctgatttgcatgtaactggctcgttcatataactcttttgttgaaaataagcgaaactttaaaatgccataactttcttattttacatccgattttgatgaaattttcagtgttatgcttgttgaatttttctctttttattcaaatcaagtttttgttggggtggacttgtcctttacgTACACAGAACTCTCTCAAAAGGGTGATCATAGGCTTAGGAGGCTACGTCATAATGTTTGTCTCTCATTGCCAGACCTTTTACCAGGGGAGCATTAATTggtgcattttgaaattgttttgtccAAGTTCAAAATTTCTGCTGAAAGATCCATTCTCGATTAAAAGTTTACCACTTGCAAACCTAACGATTAAGacctcatatacatgtatatatatatatatatatatatatatatatatatatatatatatatatatatatatcatagcATTATATTATATCTAGCATTCgtcaataaggggggggggataaaattCATCCCCCTCGGAATAACAacccttattttgttttcggattaacgagcaatcggaattacgaaccttcggaatatttGAACTTTCGGAATAACGTACCTTCGTAATTACGAACGCATCCCAATTATTAGTTACCCCCCTAATCGTCAAGGATTAATTTCGCAATATTtcaatagcgccatctattcGAGTATCATTATATGTTGCCTAGTTGACAACTGAGCAAACTAACATATCAATGCCCTGAACGAAAGAGGAAATGAAGCTACTGGTGTTCAATATTTGAATATCttgaaaacatttgaaaagTAAACTTATGGTCACACACAGTAAAGCAACATTCAGCTATTGAAGTACTTACATCACATCTATTACGCTGATATGGGATACCTCCAACAATCtaattttaacatttcatttgtcatgtttgtaaagAGATTATGATTCTGATGTATTTCagttaatttttattattaatttcattagaATGGCTGTTGCTCTTGGTCGAGAAGGTCACATGCCTCAGATTGTAGGCATGGTAAACCCAGACACCATGTCACCCAACTTTGCTCTATTCCTCATGGTAAGTTTGGAACCCGTTTGAAACTTGAATATATAAATTTCCACTGAATAGGATCTATCCGTCCAGTTTACTATcgtaacggggggggggggggggggttaccatGATAGAAGCTTTCTGACTTATTGTTCAGTTGTCAGAAATGTCTTGCCCATCCTGACGAGGTACAAATACTTGAATACATGTCACTGAATAGGATCCAAACTTCCATTCCTATCGTACAGGGGTGGGGTAGTTTACCCTGATAGAAGCTTTGTGactcattattatttttgtaagtTGTTGTCCATTTTGACGAAATACCCCAATACGATTTGATGGTCTGgagtccgtttcataaaacttttaataaaagttaaaagctactgagaTCCTGCAGTCTGAATGACTGATTTACTGAGTAAATCTGCTAAAGAAATTCGGCATttgttatcataaaaaaaatcttccccTGTTTTTATTGCAACTACACTCTGAGAatttaaaagttttaaaaaatgactGTATGATAATAGATGCAACTATTGTCGCATATCGCATTCTttacatataattattttgtatgctCAAATGCGACTAGAAAATAATTAATACGAAATgactaaaataataattgtatacACCTAGGCCTAGTTCCTGACCCGTTCATTTAGCCATTGTAATTGATATCTTTTACcacgtaaaaaaaaaacgatgattGTAATATGACAATGGCATGACCATGTCAGATATTGtccattcaaaatcaaatttagcCTTCGGGGATCAAGgtcatcaaaatatttgatcCGATTTTTACATAAGTGCAAACAGGAGAATTTGATATtgtatgatgatgatttttttttgctgaacaACCCCTTTTCAGGCAATTACAAGTACACTTTGACGCATTGAAAACTAAGACCAAGATAAAACATAACCCAAGCATAGCTTAAGCTATGTTCTGAATGTAcaattttctatttctattttttttcttcctccagGGCCTTATGTCTATCATCACTCTTCTCATTCCGGTCAGCTTAGAACATTTAATTGAGTTTTTCAGCTTTGCTATCTGGCTATCATACTTTTTTATCTCCATCGCTGTACTTATCTTAAGATACACAAAGCCAGACCTTCATCGTCCTTTCAAGGTTAGTAGAACGCGTTTCCCTTTTTGAAGAGTGAATGTGTTTATCGTTTTTCTTCTCAGTACTTATCTCAAGGTTCGTAAACCCAGACCCCAATCGTCCTTTGAAATATTAGTGTTCCTAGAACATATTCACCTTTTTGAATAGTAAattggtccttttcaggaccaacacttgcccaagaaagatggtgtaccgtgaaacctactacactattcttcttcgccatggaaaccttcagaatttATAGATTCATCGTTTTAATCTCAATACTTGTTTATCTTAAAGTACAACAAACTAGACCCCAATCCTTAAAGATCGCGAATCCAGTTTTGAGCAGTGAGTGCGTTTCATTGTTTATCTCAGTATATCTTAAGGTACACCGACTAGAACTAACATGGCTGTCAAGTTTAGTTTCCAGAAcgtatttctctttttttttaatggtgaaTGTATTCCCTGTCAAGTTCGGTGTCTATTGCTTATTTTAAGTTACCTCAAACCGGACCTTAATATACTGTTTAAGGTTTGTTTCCACTCCCCCTCCATCATGCTATGTCAATCATTTGCAATCATTATTAGTAATCATCGTTTTCAAGAGCGGATTCAGAATTTTCTTAATTGGATTAGGACCTAGGAGGGGGtatagatttttttatgataatgatgaggaggagaaggatgatgatgatgatgatgatataataataataataagctgGATTTATAGAGCGCATTTTGCCTGTGGATGCAAAGTGCGGCTTTAATTACCATTTAATTATAGGCGCTCAATATTTCTTCCGACCGGATACCTatccacctcacctgggttgagcgcAGTACAATGTGGGTGAAATTCTCGCTGGAGGAAAACAGACCATGGCCaagaatcgaacccacgtctcTCATATTGAAAGACGatagtcataaccactagaccacgactaCTCCACAATAGTAAAGTTTGTTTAACTAATTTTACCAGCAAACTAAAACTATTGGGCGTATTTACTACCAAATAAGTGTTGAACAAAAGGACATTGTTCCAAGAATGAATGTAATTGCATTATTATTTCAAGTGGTAGGGGCACCAAAGTAGACAGCTCTATTCACAGGGTagtaaattacaaaaattgtgTATCACTTCGAGTCAAGGAGGGAGGGGTGCAGATTACATGCCCCTTTACTGCTCCTGATCGAATGACCACCATCTTTATcagatctttaaaaaaaatcattttcttttcacttcAAACCAGGTACACTGGTCGCTACCCGTCTTAATGGCTATTCTCTCTGTTTTCTTGATAATTGCGCCATTCTTCGAAGCTCACGGTGTAAATGAGGTTATTGCCGCGACAGTGATTATCGTGGCTGGATTGATTGTCTACGTGCCTTTCATCTATTACAAATATCAGCCGCCATTTATGGGTAACAATAAATCTTCATCtgttttgtcatattttcttcTAAAATCACCTTACTTGCATATtatgcaattattattattaagtattCAATATGATATGTTAGGATATGTAATATAACGTTATGTTATGTTAAGTTATGTCATGTTATGTTCCACTCTAGTATTCACTCTCCTGCAGAATAGTCCATATAGAGAGCTACTGTCATTTAGGGGGGCTGGTGACTTCAGCCCCCTTACTTTTTCCAATACCGCGGTACAAAAACGTGAAAATGACCATagaattgtgatttttgcatggtcagcctccCCCCACTTTGGAAACCGTTCCGCTGCCCTTGTAAACCCATCACGTGTTTACAAGTTGTTGTCATTGAAATCCAAACCTACCATGACGTATTATATGCCATTATTACGAGTTggtctttaattttttttttttcagataaaatCACCATCTTCGTTCAGCTCTTTTTATGCATCGTCAACACGGAATATAAACCTCCTGAAGACTTCCCAATAGATGAAGATGATCATCATAACTCCAAGAGCCACAACCACCGTTAGCTCATTACCTATAGGCAGGAAAAGTGACATTAATGAGCACCGAAGCTCTGTATTTTGGTATCAGtaattgttcaaaataatgaaattttgcgCCAGGCACTCACTTTAGAATTTGTGACTTGTATTTTTCGCAATCAGTTGTCCTTACATAACATGGGCTGCTCGAAACATGTATAACCAGCTTACATTTAAGGAGAGGAGTGAAGTGACGTCACATTTCTTACTTTGAATGTAAGAAATGTTTTACTTTCTTTGGCCTGATTTCGTTCCGCAACCACTGACATTCTGTTCAGTACAGCGATCACGTCTGTTCAGTATTGCAACCACTGACATAAGTCCAGTACCAGTTTCCACTGTTGTCTGCTTCAGACCTCCGACCGTGTGCTCCGATCTAACCATGGAcagaccaacccgtctgctcTGGACCACCAGCCGTCCGCTCCAGACTCCAAACCGTCTGCTTCCAGACCAAGCAGAGTGCAATGCATCCCGTGGGcgccgtatttcaacagatcattGCCTTTTGCAAAGCCTCACGAGCAGTATTGCCAGGTCTGAGCTGAAGAAAAGGCACTCGAAAAATCCCCAAGTTGGACCCTaaatcccattttttttcttcaaatttatgaaaaagtgATGGTTATTGCCTAAAACTAATATGTATTcgtttattcaaatcatacaCATGTGCAAAGTAGATTGGCAACAATACCATTGTATCGTACAACCCACTTTAATGAATACATCGGTTGAATCGCGTGGGACTTGGCGCTGATGTACATTCTATGATCTACAGTAGATCGTATACTATTAGCATCATAATGTAGTGAAAAATAACCAATCTTCGTGCTTTTCATCAACCTTAAAAAATCCcctaaaatgcatgaaaaatctcctaatatttttttccatcccCAATATTTTTCTTCAGAATAGTTGGGATAAAAATCGCCAAAATTGCACCACTATCATAAATGTTGAAGCTTAACGTATATTGTGCATTTATTCATACACAATGTATTACAGTTAACTTCTGGTTCAATCTTAGATCAGCATTAACTTTGCTCTCTGAAATTCGATATGCAGGGATGGTATATCATATCAAAGCGTTGATTTTTCACAAGATTGTGGAAAACAGATAAATTAGCTAAAACCCTTCAGGAATTAACTATTCCACAAAAACAGtacaaaaacatgtaaaacGTTATGTTTTTATCCGTATTATTAATAGCGTATAGACGTCTGCATGAAATATTACGATAAAAACATTATGAATCAACTAAAGATAATTTTctaaacatgaaatgaaaacaatttcGTGACACAACTCCATTATTTTTCAAAGCTCGGCCCCTGAGCGGCACTACATCAGAAACTGTAGCACCTTTTAGAAATCACATCCAAGTGTATTCAACTATCCACTGTGTCTTGTCTCCAGATACTATAACTGTAAAGGAGTCTTAACAAACTCATGTTGAGGTTTAACAAAACACGACGGCTAAAAtccaaaaaaagtatttaaacaATCTGGcccaaaaaattgttttaaaaaaacatgcaaaaattTCATGTCCATTTATCAG is a window of Lytechinus variegatus isolate NC3 chromosome 2, Lvar_3.0, whole genome shotgun sequence DNA encoding:
- the LOC121409456 gene encoding b(0,+)-type amino acid transporter 1-like translates to MEVGDKNRHRTGTILSVLSAKLKRKNRGQVTLSRRLGLGSNVSLLIGIMIGTGIFVAPRGVLRYTGSFGASLLVWFLCGLIAMIGSLIFSELALMFPKSGGDHTYLQETYGDVLAFLHGWGAVLVVRPITLAIVSIVLGEYIIYPYFDDLCYRDETMVKLHAATFIIVMMLVHGSGLKLISKLQVVFTSIKVVTLLLIIIDGMINISMGYTDYLDVNTSFEGTNKNAFAFGMAFYQGMFAYEGWNSLTFTMEEMKDPAKTLPRAIMIAMPTITVLYVLVNISYYTVLSPQQVLMDEAIATTFSSFTLHGKGILQRCLPFLVCCAAVGTANGLCYTYSRMAVALGREGHMPQIVGMVNPDTMSPNFALFLMGLMSIITLLIPVSLEHLIEFFSFAIWLSYFFISIAVLILRYTKPDLHRPFKVHWSLPVLMAILSVFLIIAPFFEAHGVNEVIAATVIIVAGLIVYVPFIYYKYQPPFMDKITIFVQLFLCIVNTEYKPPEDFPIDEDDHHNSKSHNHR